The sequence below is a genomic window from Lysobacter capsici.
GTGCGATCCAGTTTCGCCGGCGAGTGCGGATTCGCGGTCGCGGCTCGCGCCGCTCCTACAGTCGGCCTGCGGCGGGGCTTCGTTCCAGACGGTAGGAGCTGCGCAAGCTGCGACCGCGACACTTCATCTATGACGCAACTGCATGGGGGCGGCTGGATGCATGCATGCGAGCGAGCACCACCGCACGCGAATCAGATTCGTCGGACCGTGCAGATCCGCGGTCGCGGCTCGCGCCGCTCCTACAGTCGGCCTGCGGCGCTGCATCGTCTCAGACTTTAGGAGCTGCGCAAGCTGCGACCGCGACATTTCACATGCCGCGCAGCTTCATGGATGCGGCTGAATGCCTCCGACCGTGCGTCAACGCACGCGAACCAGATTCGTCGCGGCGTGCAAGTTCGCGGTCGCGGCTCGCGCCGCTCCTACAGTCGGCCTGCGGCGCTGCTTCGTTTCAGACTGTAGGAGCTGCGCAAGCTGCGACCGCGACACTTCACAGGCGATGCAATCGCGGGGGCGCGAGTCGCAGCCACGCAACGCAACTACGTTGCGTGGCCATCACGCACGGCACCGCGTGCATCGGCATCCGGGCTCAGTCGACGCGACTGGTCCCAGCCTTTTTCGTTATCGCCCACACCGGCGCGGCGGGCGCCGCGGCAGGCGCAGGCAACAGCACGCCGTGCGGAGGGGCCGGCGGCAGGGGCGGCGGAGGCGGCGGTGGAGGCGGCAGCGGAGCAGGCGGGACCGGCGCTCCAGGCGGCGCCAAAGGCGCGGGCGGCACCGGCGCCGTGGGGGGCGCGGGCGGCTTCGGCGGTACGGGCGGAGCAGGCGGCGGGGGCTGCGGAGGCGGAGGCGGAGGCGGCGGCGGTGGCGGTGGCGCCCAGGCGATCGCCTTGGGCACCTTGATCGTGCTCTTGGCCTTGGCGCGGTCGCGCAGGTACGCCACTTCGACCTGGCCGCCGTCGGGCTTGCCGCGCAAGGCGACCATCGCTTCGCGCGGGCTGTCGACTTGATGGCCGTCGATGCTCTGAATCACGTCGCCGGCTTCCAGCCCCTTGAGCTCGGGACCGGCGCTGAGCACCAGCACGCCGCGTTCGGCGCCGAAGTAGCGGCCGAGCTGGGCGTCGACCGACGCCAGGTTGAGCCCGTTCCAGCGCAGCGCCTCGCTGATCGACGGCAGCGGGCAGGGCTTGTTCTTGCAGTCCGCATCCAGGCGGATGATCTCGCTGCGCATGCGCGGCGCCATCATCGGATCGGCCTGGAAGTGTTCGATGCGCTCGGCCTCGACCTGCGATTCGCCGTTGGGCAGGCGCCGCATCACCACGTTGCCGCTGGTCACGAACTGCGAGCCGTCGTGGTTCTCGAACACCATCACCCGCTCGCCGAGCTGCGGCGTCGCGGTCAGGCTGGCCGGCTTGCCGTCGCGCTGATAGCGGATGCGCACCGGCTTGCCGGGTTCGAGCACGCCGAGCAGCGCGCGCGCATTGGCCAGGCGGGCCGAACCGTCGGCGCCGGCGATGCTCTTGTCGCCCACGCCGAGCAGCGAATCGCCGCTGCGCAGGCCGGCCTTGGCCGCGGCGCTGTCGGGGGTGACCGCGACGATGCGCACGCCGGCCTTGGCATCGGGGGCGAGGATCACGCCGAGCTGCGGGCCGCGCAGGTCGTCGCGGATCAAGGTCGGCTTGGTCACCGGATCGGGCAGCGCGCCCAGTTCGGTGCGGTTGCGCGAATAGGCTTGGGCGAACTGTCGGGTCTGGGCGAACTGGCGCGACGTGGTCGCGTCGCCGCGGCTGACGAAGTAATAGCTATGCACCCGGGTCGGGGCAACGGCGGCGGTCGGCGCCGCGGCGCCGACGGCGGCGCTCGCGGCTTTCGGATGGTCGTGTGCGAGCGCGCTGCCGATTGCCGCGGCCAGCAGCAATGGAAGCGTACGGCGCAAGGGTGAGGTGGCGCGGGCCATGTCGTTCTCCGGTACGGCGATGAAGAGGGATCAGTCGACGCGCACCAGCGCGTCGTCGTAGCGTTCGCCTTGCGCGGCGAACCAGCGTTGCGTGCTTTCCACCCCGGCCAGCGCGCGCAGCGTGCCGACGCGCTGTTGCCACAGCGACAGGCGCTGCGAAGCGGGCAGCGGCGCGGAAATCAGGGTGGCGTCGATCAGGCCCAGGCGCTGGTCGAGTTCGGAACTCATGACCGCCGCGGTCGCGCTGGCGACGCGGTCGTCGCGACTGGCGGCGATCAGCGCTTCCAGCTGCGCCGACTGCGCCTGCAGTTCGCCGATGCGTTGGGTGATGGCGTCGCTGTCGTTGCTGGCGGGCGCTTGCGGCGTCGGCGCGGCATCGTTCACGGCCAGACGCGTCGGCACTTGGCGTTCGCGGGTGTTTGGCGATGCTTCGCGCCGTGGCGTGGCGGTGCGCGGTGCGGGCTTGTTCGCGTCGTTCGATGGCTTCGGCGCGGTGACGATCGCACGATCCGTCGCACGGTCGATTGCGCGATCGGCCGTGCGATCGGTGCGGCGGTCGCCGGTGTCGGCCAACTGGCCCGGGTCGGGCTGCGGTTGCGTCGAGGGCGACGGCGACGGCTGCGTGGGCACGCGATCGGACGACGGGTGTTGGGTATGCGCGACCTGTTCCGCTTGCGTCGCCGGCGTCGTCGGATCGGCGCCGCGCTGGCTCAGCCACCACGCCAGCGGCAGCGCCGCGGCGAGCATCGCCGCCATCGCCCAACGACGGCGGTGCGGTACGTGGCGACGCGTGGCCGTCGTGCGGCCGGTCGCGGGCAATACGGGCGATGCGGTGTCGCCACCAGACGGCGCGGCGTTCGCCGCG
It includes:
- a CDS encoding PDZ domain-containing protein, with the translated sequence MARATSPLRRTLPLLLAAAIGSALAHDHPKAASAAVGAAAPTAAVAPTRVHSYYFVSRGDATTSRQFAQTRQFAQAYSRNRTELGALPDPVTKPTLIRDDLRGPQLGVILAPDAKAGVRIVAVTPDSAAAKAGLRSGDSLLGVGDKSIAGADGSARLANARALLGVLEPGKPVRIRYQRDGKPASLTATPQLGERVMVFENHDGSQFVTSGNVVMRRLPNGESQVEAERIEHFQADPMMAPRMRSEIIRLDADCKNKPCPLPSISEALRWNGLNLASVDAQLGRYFGAERGVLVLSAGPELKGLEAGDVIQSIDGHQVDSPREAMVALRGKPDGGQVEVAYLRDRAKAKSTIKVPKAIAWAPPPPPPPPPPPPQPPPPAPPVPPKPPAPPTAPVPPAPLAPPGAPVPPAPLPPPPPPPPPLPPAPPHGVLLPAPAAAPAAPVWAITKKAGTSRVD